In a single window of the Magnolia sinica isolate HGM2019 chromosome 7, MsV1, whole genome shotgun sequence genome:
- the LOC131251042 gene encoding L-2-hydroxyglutarate dehydrogenase, mitochondrial: MLKSTFKSFKNPIQIIPRFLQSKNLSTQFDKIPKEAADCVVIGAGIVGISIARALALQGRDVLVIESASTFGTGTSSRNSEVVHAGIYYPPKSLKAVLCVRGRELLYKYCSDRGVPHEQIGKLIVATRSTEIPKLRNLLERGTENGVQGLRMMDGFDAMRMEPELQCVKALLSPCSGIVDTHSLMLSLIGEAENRRTTFSYNTTVIGGLIEEDHIYLHVSESKDLEKCDEKSPLQPQLILIPNLVINSTGLGAMSLARRLRGLPHAVIPSSYYARGCYFTLSKTRIPPFRHLIYPIPEDGGLGVHVTLDLDGQVKFGPDVEWIDGVDDVSAFLNRFDYSVNTNRAERFYPEIRKYYPNLKDGSLEPGYAGIRPKLSGPGQPPADFVIQGEDIHGMPGLVSLFGIESPGLTSSMAIAEYIVSNFLR, encoded by the exons ATGCTGAAATCTACATTCAAAAGCTTCAAAAACCCAATCCAAATCATCCCAAGATTCCTACAATCAAAAAATCTCAGCACCCAATTCGATAAAATCCCCAAAGAAGCAGCGGATTGCGTTGTGATCGGAGCTGGAATAGTCGGGATCTCAATCGCAAGAGCTCTGGCATTGCAGGGAAGAGACGTTCTGGTCATCGAATCCGCATCCACTTTCGGCACCGGAACCAGTTCTCGAAACAGCGAAGTCGTTCACGCCGGAATCTATTACCCGCCAAAATCTCTGAag GCCGTGCTCTGTGTCCGAGGAAGGGAACTACTTTACAAGTATTGTTCAGATCGTGGGGTCCCGCATGAACAGATTGGCAAGCTCATAGTTGCTACAAGGTCCACGGAGATTCCTAAATTGAGGAATCTGCTGGAGCGTGGGACTGAAAATGGGGTCCAGGGTCTGAGgatgatggacggttttgatgcaATGCGAATGGAACCAGAACTACAATGTGTTAAAGCTCTGTTGTCTCCTTGCTCTGGGATAGTCGATACTCACTCCCTCATGCTCTCTTTGATT GGGGAAGCCGAGAACCGTAGAACAACCTTCTCCTACAACACTACCGTTATTGGTGGCCTCATCGAAGAAGATCATATTTATCTCCATGTTTCTGAAAGTAAGGACCTTGAAAAGTGTGATGAGAAGTCCCCTTTGCAGCCACAGCTTATATTGATTCCCAATCTTGTAATCAACTCCACGGGTTTGGGCGCGATGTCCCTCGCAAGAAGATTGCGAGGCCTACCTCATGCAGTTATTCCATCTTCTTACTATGCTCGTGGTTGCTACTTCACCTTATCTAAAACTAGGATTCCTCCTTTCAGACACTTGATTTATCCGATTCCGGAGGACGGTGGTCTTGGAGTGCACGTTACACTTGATTTGGATGGTCAGGTCAAGTTCGGGCCAGATGTCGAATGGatcgatggtgtggatgatgtatCGGCATTCTTGAACAG GTTTGATTATTCCGTTAACACAAATCGGGCAGAGAGGTTCTATCCGGAGATAAGAAAGTACTATCCTAATCTGAAAGATGGATCTCTAGAGCCAGGATATGCAGGGATTAGGCCAAAGCTTTCTGGTCCAGGACAGCCTCCGGCCGATTTTGTTATTCAG GGGGAGGACATTCATGGCATGCCAGGGCTGGTGAGCTTGTTTGGGATAGAGTCGCCGGGCCTAACTTCCAGCATGGCGATCGCAGAATACATCGTATCGAATTTCTTGAGATGA